In Trichocoleus desertorum NBK24, the following are encoded in one genomic region:
- a CDS encoding ISH3 family transposase, with protein MTTYPSSLSPAPALTDEGTLEAALDCLLESVPLNMKGGYTPQDLFEILLRAASRGDSIEHTAQRLQGTPSGNGIRYHLDKLDEMATLESQLNAALQSRIPPKICRRQHRIAIDLHLIPYYGNPSEVEAPYIYRSQAKAGTTSFFAYATVYVVCRHKRVTLGIHAVHRQETLVATLTYLLARLSPLRVRVKRLYLDRGFYSVPVIRWLKALQIPFLMPAVIRGKTGGTRQLLRGRRSYQTPYTLNSPQYGSVSCQMRVICNYYKGLKGKHGIQYTVYVLHRVKVALHQTHRHYRDRFGIETSYRIKNQCRIRTTSKNPVTRFLFVALAFVLVNLWVYLLWFFISWTQRGGRVVYRELFALKTMLEFLSQAVERHFPVITAIYLPALE; from the coding sequence ATGACGACCTACCCATCTTCATTATCTCCTGCTCCCGCTCTGACCGATGAAGGGACACTGGAAGCTGCCCTTGATTGTCTACTCGAGTCTGTTCCACTGAACATGAAAGGCGGATACACCCCCCAAGACCTATTCGAGATCCTGCTGCGGGCTGCCAGCCGAGGCGATAGCATCGAACACACGGCTCAACGCTTGCAAGGTACACCCAGTGGTAATGGTATCCGCTATCACTTGGATAAGTTGGATGAGATGGCCACACTGGAGAGCCAACTCAATGCGGCTCTGCAAAGCCGAATTCCACCCAAGATTTGCAGAAGGCAGCATCGCATTGCCATCGATTTACACTTAATTCCCTACTACGGCAACCCAAGTGAGGTGGAGGCTCCCTACATCTACCGCTCTCAAGCTAAAGCTGGAACTACCTCATTCTTCGCCTATGCCACAGTCTATGTTGTCTGTCGTCACAAACGTGTGACCCTAGGGATTCATGCAGTGCATCGTCAAGAAACCTTAGTGGCGACCCTGACTTATTTGCTCGCAAGGTTGAGTCCGCTGCGAGTCCGAGTCAAACGGCTTTACTTGGATCGAGGGTTCTATAGTGTCCCTGTCATCCGTTGGCTGAAGGCATTGCAGATTCCCTTCCTGATGCCTGCGGTGATTCGGGGCAAAACTGGAGGAACCCGTCAACTGCTAAGGGGACGGCGCAGCTACCAGACACCCTACACCCTCAACAGTCCCCAGTATGGTTCGGTCAGCTGTCAGATGCGGGTCATTTGTAACTATTACAAAGGGCTCAAGGGCAAGCATGGGATTCAATACACTGTCTATGTGCTGCATCGGGTGAAGGTTGCCCTGCACCAGACCCATCGGCATTACAGAGACCGTTTTGGCATTGAAACCAGTTACAGGATCAAGAACCAGTGTCGCATCCGCACCACGAGTAAAAATCCTGTAACCCGCTTTCTGTTTGTCGCTCTAGCGTTTGTCCTAGTCAATCTTTGGGTGTATTTGCTGTGGTTCTTTATCAGTTGGACACAACGAGGAGGGCGAGTGGTTTACCGAGAACTGTTTGCCCTCAAGACAATGCTGGAATTCCTGTCCCAGGCAGTGGAGCGGCATTTTCCAGTCATCACAGCCATCTACTTACCCGCTCTGGAATGA
- a CDS encoding DUF29 domain-containing protein, with the protein MNTLYEADFYAWTQEQAKLLRAKQWDLVDVANLIEEIETLGRQERRELRNRLTVLLGHLLKWHFQPEKRSNSWLATVREQRREVATLLQENPSLKAYLSEALQLAYQSGIDLAVRETELPYETFPEICPYALEQILSSEFLPT; encoded by the coding sequence ATGAATACACTCTACGAAGCCGATTTCTATGCTTGGACGCAAGAGCAAGCCAAATTACTGAGGGCGAAGCAGTGGGATCTGGTTGACGTGGCAAATTTGATTGAGGAAATCGAAACGTTGGGTAGGCAGGAACGACGCGAACTCAGAAATCGTTTAACGGTTTTGTTGGGACATCTATTGAAATGGCATTTCCAGCCTGAAAAGCGAAGCAATAGCTGGCTAGCTACTGTTCGAGAACAGCGTCGCGAAGTCGCAACCCTACTTCAAGAAAATCCTAGCCTCAAGGCTTATTTAAGCGAAGCTTTGCAGTTAGCCTACCAATCGGGAATAGATCTCGCCGTCCGAGAAACAGAACTTCCCTATGAAACCTTTCCAGAAATTTGTCCTTATGCTCTAGAGCAAATCTTAAGTTCTGAGTTTTTGCCGACCTGA
- a CDS encoding allophycocyanin subunit alpha-B, with protein sequence MSVVSQVILQADDELRYPSSGELRDISEFLKTGAQRMRIAAALAENEKKIVQEASKQLWQKRPDFISPGGNAYGDRQRALCLRDFGWYLRLITYGVLNGDKEPIEKIGLIGVREMYNSLGVPVPGMVESIRCLKRASLALLSEEDAVEATPYFDYLIQAMS encoded by the coding sequence ATGAGTGTAGTTAGCCAAGTCATTCTTCAAGCAGACGACGAACTCCGCTACCCCAGCTCCGGTGAACTCAGAGACATCAGCGAATTCCTCAAAACTGGTGCCCAGCGGATGCGCATTGCTGCTGCTCTCGCTGAAAATGAGAAAAAAATTGTGCAAGAGGCCAGCAAGCAACTGTGGCAGAAGCGCCCCGACTTTATCTCTCCAGGCGGTAATGCTTACGGCGATCGCCAGCGTGCGTTGTGCCTGCGTGACTTTGGGTGGTACCTGCGCCTCATCACCTATGGTGTGCTAAATGGCGACAAAGAACCCATCGAAAAAATCGGCTTGATCGGCGTACGGGAAATGTACAACTCCCTAGGCGTTCCGGTTCCTGGCATGGTGGAATCTATCCGGTGCTTAAAGCGGGCATCTCTCGCGTTGCTCAGTGAAGAAGATGCTGTGGAAGCGACTCCCTACTTCGATTACTTGATTCAAGCTATGTCCTGA
- a CDS encoding DUF29 domain-containing protein: MKDTSTPSQSMKALYDADFHAWTQEQAKLLREHQWDLVDVANLIEEIESLGRQERRELVNRLAILLGHLLKWQYQPNLQGSSWQATIRAQRRKIKRLLEQNPSLSSYLEEALQEGFEDGLDLAVRETNLLYETFPEACPYPLEQALSDEFLPTE, from the coding sequence ATGAAAGACACATCAACTCCCAGTCAATCCATGAAAGCCCTCTACGATGCCGATTTCCATGCCTGGACACAAGAGCAAGCTAAATTGCTGAGAGAGCATCAATGGGATTTAGTTGATGTGGCGAATTTGATTGAGGAGATCGAGTCTTTGGGTAGGCAAGAGCGACGTGAGTTAGTTAATCGTCTAGCCATTCTACTGGGGCATCTACTGAAATGGCAGTACCAGCCCAACCTTCAAGGAAGTAGCTGGCAGGCTACGATTCGAGCACAACGCCGCAAGATTAAAAGGTTGCTTGAGCAAAACCCCAGCCTGTCTTCCTATCTAGAAGAAGCTCTGCAAGAAGGTTTTGAAGATGGCTTAGATTTGGCAGTTCGAGAAACTAATTTACTCTACGAAACCTTTCCAGAAGCCTGTCCTTATCCACTGGAGCAGGCTTTGAGCGATGAGTTTTTGCCAACTGAATGA
- a CDS encoding AIM24 family protein, producing the protein MNTPENHLPFQVTESVTRGGTVFELLEYKPLAGSNSLAIAEQVYSLNRAGVHLRQLRVRLQNDAVRTEPGVLQFLKGNIEMESSTGGGSGVGGFMKGALAAARTGETIFKPLYRGTGELYLEPSFGHYWLMQLKGQTLFADQGLFCCCEDAVKVDAHKVESFSARVAGGEGRYQTKVSGTGVVVFRIPVPRSEILELTLNNETLQVDGSFALLRTAEVHFSVEKASTSFLGALTSGEGLLQTFRGTGKVWIAPTQPLYARMGGLLSTSAPIA; encoded by the coding sequence ATGAATACTCCCGAAAACCATCTCCCTTTTCAGGTAACGGAGAGTGTGACTCGTGGCGGCACTGTCTTTGAACTCCTAGAATACAAACCTTTGGCTGGCAGCAACTCTCTGGCGATCGCGGAACAAGTGTATTCGCTAAATCGGGCAGGGGTGCATCTGCGACAACTCCGGGTTCGTTTACAGAATGATGCGGTGCGAACTGAACCAGGGGTGTTGCAGTTCCTCAAGGGCAACATTGAGATGGAAAGCTCCACGGGAGGAGGATCGGGGGTTGGCGGGTTTATGAAAGGAGCACTTGCCGCCGCCCGCACTGGAGAAACTATCTTTAAGCCGCTGTATCGAGGCACTGGCGAACTTTACTTAGAGCCGAGTTTTGGGCACTACTGGCTGATGCAGTTGAAGGGCCAAACTCTATTTGCTGACCAAGGTTTATTCTGCTGCTGCGAAGATGCGGTGAAAGTTGATGCCCACAAGGTTGAGAGCTTTTCGGCGCGAGTGGCGGGGGGCGAAGGACGCTACCAAACCAAGGTCAGCGGTACTGGAGTCGTTGTTTTCCGTATCCCGGTGCCTCGCAGCGAAATTTTAGAGCTGACATTGAATAACGAAACACTACAAGTAGACGGTTCCTTTGCGCTGCTCCGCACGGCTGAGGTGCATTTCAGTGTGGAGAAAGCTTCTACTTCTTTTTTGGGTGCCCTTACCAGCGGTGAAGGTCTCCTCCAAACTTTCCGAGGCACAGGCAAGGTGTGGATTGCTCCAACCCAACCTCTCTACGCCAGAATGGGTGGCTTGTTATCTACCTCCGCTCCGATTGCTTAA
- the rlmD gene encoding 23S rRNA (uracil(1939)-C(5))-methyltransferase RlmD has product MSTPRTTPANHATDPTTEQWRQGELVEIDIHDLTDGGEGVGRFGQRVVFVPDTVPGDRVSVRLVLVKPQYAQGKLVQTIEASPNRIRPRCIVADKCGGCQWQHIDYAYQLKAKRNQVIQALERIGGFSEPPVEPILGAEADLAYRNKATYPLGRSQSGQLQAGYYQKGSHQLINLNQCPIQDARLNPLLAEVKQDIYNRGWGIYDEKQHRGKVRHLGLRIGRRTGEILLILVSKDANLLGLEDQAQEWLNRYPDLVGVSLNINPHKTNAIFGDETRCIAGQSYLNEKFGGLQFQIHATTFFQVYTEQAEALLRKIISQLNLQGHETLIDAYCGVGTFTLPLAKRVKQAIGLELQPEAIAQAQLNAELNGIKNVTFQAGAVEQVLRTLSVQPDVVLLDPPRKGCDRAVLETLLQIQPQRIVYVSCKPATQARDLKILCQEGKYRLVKAQPADFFPQTAHVECVAFLERQS; this is encoded by the coding sequence GTGTCTACTCCCCGAACCACGCCTGCGAACCATGCCACTGATCCTACGACCGAACAATGGCGGCAAGGGGAGTTGGTAGAAATTGACATTCACGACCTGACCGATGGTGGGGAAGGTGTGGGTCGCTTTGGTCAGCGAGTGGTATTTGTGCCCGATACCGTTCCTGGCGATCGCGTCTCAGTGCGCTTAGTACTGGTGAAGCCGCAATATGCCCAAGGCAAGTTAGTGCAGACCATTGAAGCATCACCTAACCGGATTCGGCCTCGTTGCATTGTGGCAGATAAATGTGGCGGTTGTCAGTGGCAGCATATTGACTATGCCTATCAACTTAAAGCTAAACGCAACCAGGTAATTCAAGCCTTGGAACGGATCGGTGGGTTTAGTGAGCCACCTGTGGAGCCAATTTTAGGCGCAGAAGCAGATTTAGCCTACCGCAACAAAGCAACGTATCCCTTGGGGCGATCGCAATCGGGTCAATTGCAAGCGGGCTATTACCAAAAAGGTAGCCATCAGCTCATCAACCTGAATCAGTGCCCGATCCAAGATGCTCGCTTGAATCCTTTGCTAGCCGAGGTTAAGCAGGATATCTATAATCGCGGTTGGGGTATTTATGACGAGAAGCAACATCGGGGCAAGGTTCGCCATCTCGGCTTGCGGATTGGTCGTCGTACCGGGGAGATCCTGCTGATTTTGGTGTCAAAAGATGCCAACTTATTGGGTTTAGAAGACCAAGCGCAGGAGTGGCTGAATCGTTACCCAGATTTAGTCGGTGTCTCGCTCAATATCAACCCGCATAAAACCAACGCAATTTTTGGGGATGAAACTCGCTGCATTGCGGGCCAGTCTTACTTGAATGAAAAGTTTGGGGGTCTGCAGTTTCAAATCCATGCCACAACTTTCTTTCAGGTCTATACCGAGCAGGCAGAAGCACTGTTACGGAAAATTATCAGCCAATTAAATTTGCAAGGCCATGAAACGTTGATTGACGCTTACTGTGGCGTGGGGACATTCACGTTACCGCTGGCGAAACGAGTGAAGCAGGCGATCGGGTTGGAACTGCAACCGGAAGCGATCGCGCAAGCCCAGCTAAACGCAGAGCTAAACGGCATTAAGAATGTGACGTTTCAAGCGGGTGCGGTAGAGCAAGTGTTACGCACGCTGTCTGTGCAACCGGATGTGGTGCTGCTCGATCCTCCTCGCAAAGGTTGCGATCGCGCGGTGTTGGAGACGTTGCTACAAATACAGCCCCAGCGGATCGTGTATGTGAGCTGCAAACCCGCCACTCAAGCCCGTGACCTAAAGATTCTCTGTCAGGAAGGTAAGTACCGGTTGGTCAAGGCTCAACCCGCCGATTTCTTCCCACAAACGGCTCATGTGGAATGTGTGGCCTTTCTAGAACGGCAATCTTGA
- a CDS encoding cupin domain-containing protein, whose product MEKSPISAKSIPAAMGKTIYPEPYASLVQGRLKRKLGEFFGLTNFGINLTHLSPGAISALAHSHSKQDEFILVLEGTPTLVLEKEELTLNPGECYGFKAGSGIAHQLVNRSQENVTYLEISDRTEGDEVEYPNDDLKATQLPNGKWAITHKDGRPY is encoded by the coding sequence GTGGAGAAATCACCGATTTCGGCAAAATCTATTCCAGCGGCAATGGGCAAGACTATATATCCAGAACCGTATGCTTCACTGGTTCAAGGTCGATTGAAACGCAAACTTGGTGAGTTCTTCGGGCTGACTAACTTTGGTATCAATTTAACTCACCTTTCACCAGGCGCAATTTCTGCGCTTGCTCATAGCCACTCCAAGCAGGATGAATTCATCCTTGTACTGGAAGGAACCCCAACTCTGGTTCTCGAAAAAGAGGAACTCACTCTAAATCCTGGTGAGTGTTATGGTTTCAAGGCAGGTTCAGGTATAGCCCATCAACTTGTCAATCGGTCTCAAGAGAATGTGACATACCTTGAGATTAGCGATCGCACAGAAGGAGATGAAGTCGAATACCCAAACGATGATCTCAAAGCAACACAATTGCCGAATGGCAAGTGGGCTATAACACACAAAGATGGTCGCCCTTATTAA
- a CDS encoding Uma2 family endonuclease, whose protein sequence is MISVQTTLPTDIWVTATWEEYEQAIASPNYTKAKGYYHNGQMRIEMSPVGPNHATDNSLIDILVNLFGIAKGIPMRSLSNCSYRKQGVRECQPDLSYYIGDRASLSPQGSSVVDLDTTLAPDLAIEIADTSLADDLGIKRLLYEDVGVTEYWVVDVQQAHITAFRILPDSASQRIAQSQVLPGLAIALLEEALQRSRQTDNSQVGAWFLAEVQKQ, encoded by the coding sequence ATGATTAGTGTGCAGACAACGCTACCAACCGATATTTGGGTGACAGCGACTTGGGAGGAGTATGAGCAGGCGATCGCGAGTCCTAACTATACGAAGGCCAAGGGCTACTATCACAATGGGCAAATGAGGATAGAAATGTCACCTGTAGGGCCGAATCATGCAACCGATAACAGTCTGATTGATATTTTGGTCAACTTGTTCGGGATTGCCAAAGGTATACCGATGCGATCGCTTTCTAACTGTTCCTACCGTAAGCAGGGAGTGCGAGAGTGTCAGCCTGATTTGTCCTACTACATTGGCGATCGCGCCTCACTATCACCGCAAGGAAGTTCAGTGGTGGATTTGGATACCACACTCGCTCCAGATTTGGCGATCGAAATTGCCGATACGTCTTTGGCTGATGATTTGGGGATTAAGCGGCTGCTGTACGAAGATGTAGGGGTGACGGAATATTGGGTGGTGGATGTTCAGCAAGCGCACATCACGGCTTTTAGGATTTTGCCCGATAGTGCCAGCCAACGGATTGCTCAATCTCAAGTATTACCAGGACTCGCGATCGCCCTTCTAGAAGAAGCTCTACAGCGTAGTCGCCAGACGGATAATAGCCAAGTGGGTGCTTGGTTTCTGGCAGAAGTGCAAAAACAATAG
- a CDS encoding DUF433 domain-containing protein: protein MQQEPKRLIVSDPKIMMGKPVIRGTRITVELILEKLSAGESVEQILEAHPRLTREAIQAALAFAANALHADVVYPLSEVAS, encoded by the coding sequence ATGCAGCAAGAACCCAAGCGATTAATTGTATCTGATCCCAAAATTATGATGGGTAAGCCTGTGATTCGAGGCACCCGTATTACAGTGGAATTGATTTTAGAGAAACTATCGGCTGGCGAAAGCGTAGAGCAGATTCTAGAAGCTCACCCCCGCTTAACTCGTGAGGCCATCCAGGCCGCGTTAGCCTTCGCTGCCAATGCTTTACACGCAGATGTAGTCTATCCCCTTTCTGAAGTAGCTTCGTGA
- the lpxD gene encoding UDP-3-O-(3-hydroxymyristoyl)glucosamine N-acyltransferase: MKFSQIIQPLSTLATGNSLISNPSCDPELQGVAAIDEAVAGQLSYIEGDKFAAEVGKTAASALILPPNETLQAQATERGIAWIATSQPRLVFAQAIALFYQPFRPEPEIHPTAVIHPTAQVGQRVYIGPHVVIQANAKIGDGVCIHPNVVIYPEVQIGDRTKLHANCVIHERTRIGNDCVIHSGAAIGSEGFGFVPTKEGWYKMEQSGYTVLEDGVEIGCNSTVDRPAVGETRIRRNTKLDNMVHIAHGCQIGEACAMAAQVGMAGGVTIGNRVILAGQVGVANQATVGDGAIATAQSGIHGDVEPGAIVSGSPAVDNKIYLKASAIYKRLPEMYQAFRQLQRRLGKTE, from the coding sequence ATGAAGTTTAGTCAAATTATTCAACCCCTCAGTACTCTTGCGACTGGTAATAGCTTGATCAGTAACCCTAGCTGTGACCCAGAACTACAAGGGGTTGCGGCGATAGATGAAGCGGTGGCGGGCCAGCTTAGTTACATTGAGGGCGACAAGTTTGCGGCTGAAGTCGGCAAAACAGCGGCGAGTGCTTTAATTTTGCCTCCCAACGAAACTTTGCAAGCCCAAGCAACCGAGCGTGGCATTGCCTGGATTGCTACCTCTCAGCCACGATTGGTATTTGCTCAAGCGATCGCCCTGTTCTACCAACCCTTTCGCCCAGAGCCAGAAATTCACCCAACGGCGGTAATTCATCCTACTGCTCAGGTAGGCCAGAGAGTTTACATCGGGCCGCATGTGGTGATTCAGGCAAACGCAAAGATTGGAGATGGAGTTTGCATTCATCCTAATGTGGTGATTTATCCAGAAGTGCAGATTGGCGATCGCACCAAACTTCATGCCAACTGTGTAATTCATGAGCGCACCCGCATTGGCAATGATTGTGTGATTCATTCAGGAGCCGCGATCGGGTCAGAAGGATTTGGGTTCGTCCCGACCAAAGAAGGTTGGTACAAGATGGAGCAGTCGGGTTATACGGTGCTGGAGGATGGCGTAGAAATTGGCTGCAATTCTACGGTTGATCGCCCTGCGGTAGGAGAAACCCGGATTCGCCGCAATACCAAGCTCGACAACATGGTGCATATCGCTCATGGCTGTCAGATTGGGGAAGCTTGTGCAATGGCTGCTCAGGTGGGCATGGCAGGTGGAGTCACAATTGGGAATCGGGTGATTTTGGCGGGTCAAGTGGGAGTTGCCAACCAAGCAACCGTAGGAGATGGGGCGATCGCGACGGCACAATCAGGCATTCACGGGGATGTGGAACCAGGAGCGATCGTGTCGGGCAGCCCAGCCGTAGATAACAAAATCTATTTGAAAGCTTCCGCCATTTACAAACGGTTGCCAGAAATGTATCAAGCCTTCAGGCAACTGCAACGGCGTTTGGGCAAGACAGAGTAG
- a CDS encoding DUF5615 family PIN-like protein, producing the protein MDTQVVERLSQEGHQVLSVAEMEPGITDDVVLAIATQESALLLTSDKDFGELVFRLRQLTSGVILLRLGGLSPAQKADIVAQVIAQHAEELPEAFTVITEKTVRIRKLET; encoded by the coding sequence ATCGACACGCAAGTTGTTGAACGGTTGAGCCAAGAGGGCCATCAGGTTTTGTCTGTGGCTGAGATGGAACCAGGAATTACGGATGATGTGGTCTTGGCGATCGCAACCCAAGAATCTGCCTTGCTACTGACCAGCGACAAGGATTTTGGTGAACTGGTCTTTCGCCTACGTCAACTCACCTCAGGAGTCATTCTCCTTCGCTTAGGTGGTCTGTCTCCAGCCCAGAAAGCAGACATTGTTGCTCAAGTGATTGCTCAACATGCCGAAGAATTGCCAGAAGCCTTTACAGTCATCACGGAAAAAACTGTTCGGATTCGCAAGTTAGAAACTTAA
- a CDS encoding GNAT family N-acetyltransferase: protein MYIRAETPADYPAIADLLLAAFEQGDEARLVEQIRLSDRYIPELTLVAEKEGVVVGHILFSYIDLVGVEVLPVLGLAPLAVHPQYQRQGIGSALTQAGLAKAKERGEAIAIVLGHPPFYSRFGFEPSVNYGIESPFAVPSEFFMVEFLQFERKGYPGKVSYPSAFAGL from the coding sequence ATGTATATCCGCGCTGAAACTCCCGCAGATTATCCGGCGATCGCTGATCTCTTACTTGCAGCGTTTGAGCAGGGAGATGAAGCCCGTCTAGTAGAACAGATCCGATTGTCCGATCGCTATATCCCTGAGCTGACTTTAGTAGCAGAAAAGGAGGGAGTAGTGGTCGGACATATCCTTTTTAGCTACATCGACTTGGTAGGAGTGGAAGTACTGCCTGTTTTAGGTTTGGCTCCTTTAGCGGTACATCCACAATATCAACGGCAAGGAATTGGCAGTGCTTTAACTCAAGCAGGACTAGCGAAAGCGAAGGAGCGAGGAGAGGCGATCGCCATTGTCTTAGGGCATCCTCCGTTCTATAGTCGTTTTGGCTTTGAGCCATCTGTGAACTATGGAATTGAGTCTCCTTTTGCGGTTCCATCGGAGTTCTTTATGGTGGAGTTCTTGCAGTTTGAACGAAAAGGATATCCAGGCAAAGTAAGTTATCCCTCTGCATTTGCAGGTTTATAA
- a CDS encoding class I SAM-dependent methyltransferase produces MDGINQKTYAAFSVVQHYAQLKLLQPAEEAILELFRDRWSSIKMLDIGVGGGRTTQHFAPRVAEYVGIDYSAEMVAACQKRFATASPAPKIQIGDARDLSQFPDDSFDFILFSFNGIDFVSHSDRLKIFQEIRRVGKPGGYFFFSSHNLQGLEREFDFRKHLSLNPITTYVNLVMFGILRLINRSFTLAQLKATTHAIVRDESHNFRLKTYYIRPEAQLQQLETNFSDVKVYSWKTGLKLTTPEEVHANSDMWLYYLCVINSANKCSN; encoded by the coding sequence ATGGACGGCATTAATCAGAAAACCTATGCAGCCTTTAGTGTGGTGCAACATTATGCCCAGTTAAAGCTGCTACAACCTGCTGAAGAGGCGATTCTGGAGCTGTTCCGCGATCGCTGGTCGAGTATAAAAATGCTGGATATCGGCGTGGGCGGCGGACGCACGACTCAGCACTTTGCCCCACGAGTCGCAGAATATGTCGGTATTGATTACTCCGCTGAAATGGTCGCCGCTTGCCAAAAACGATTTGCAACTGCTTCTCCAGCGCCCAAAATTCAGATTGGTGATGCCAGAGATTTGAGCCAATTTCCAGATGACTCCTTCGACTTCATTCTGTTTAGTTTCAACGGAATTGACTTTGTTTCCCACAGCGATCGTTTAAAGATCTTCCAAGAGATTCGTAGAGTAGGTAAACCGGGAGGATATTTCTTCTTCTCTAGCCATAATCTTCAGGGACTAGAGCGAGAATTTGATTTCAGAAAACACCTGAGTCTCAACCCGATTACGACCTATGTCAATCTAGTCATGTTCGGCATTCTACGCCTCATTAATCGTTCGTTCACGCTTGCTCAGTTAAAGGCTACCACCCATGCAATCGTGAGGGATGAGTCCCATAATTTTCGATTAAAGACCTATTACATTAGGCCCGAAGCACAGCTTCAGCAACTAGAAACCAACTTTAGCGACGTTAAAGTTTATTCCTGGAAAACTGGCTTAAAACTAACCACTCCAGAGGAGGTACATGCTAACTCTGATATGTGGCTTTATTATCTATGCGTGATCAATTCGGCAAACAAGTGTAGCAATTAA
- a CDS encoding pentapeptide repeat-containing protein, whose translation MANLEHVALLRQGVEAWNRWREKHPDVNPDLSVLSFSGINLDGFDLHNTILWGSNFGGSSLREALLTRASLQRAYLFGVDLTGADLRGAFLSEAALGPANLYEADLSSADLLQANLSGACLYGAKLHKANLTKADLTGANFTNADLSESILLLARAVYTNFEGAILTGACIQDWSISEGTILSNVSCDYIYHRLGLTEQLEERRPSDPDKKFKPGEFTKLFQKVLSTVDLFFRDGVDWNALLISLEKLRVEAEGAELSIQAIENKNDGAFVIRVNVPLEANKAEIERFLKRQYEIEIKVIDEKYQFQLQLQGERLEEYRDQIKIQRQENTDLRRIVEKMADKEAPKYDMRGSTFGNFADTVQSGAKFQDTQNIYSPEQRQNLAEAAAEIQQLLDQLAQMDQTSTEVVAEAIHQEIKRNPTLKARLVSALKAGGLEALKAIFDHPLFSIPAETVKGWLEAE comes from the coding sequence ATGGCAAATTTAGAGCATGTAGCTCTACTAAGGCAAGGTGTAGAGGCTTGGAATAGGTGGAGGGAAAAGCATCCTGATGTAAATCCTGACCTTAGTGTTCTTAGCTTTAGTGGAATTAATCTTGATGGCTTTGATCTTCATAACACAATTCTTTGGGGTTCTAATTTTGGTGGCTCCTCGCTTAGAGAAGCCTTACTCACCAGAGCGTCCCTTCAAAGGGCTTACCTTTTTGGAGTTGATTTAACTGGAGCTGACCTGCGTGGAGCCTTTCTCAGCGAAGCTGCATTAGGGCCAGCAAATTTATACGAAGCGGATTTGAGTAGTGCTGACCTTTTACAAGCTAATTTAAGTGGCGCTTGCCTCTACGGAGCTAAACTGCATAAAGCTAATCTCACTAAGGCAGATCTCACCGGAGCTAATTTTACAAACGCCGATCTGAGCGAATCAATTTTGTTATTGGCTAGGGCAGTCTATACAAACTTTGAGGGAGCAATACTCACTGGTGCCTGTATTCAAGACTGGTCAATTAGCGAAGGTACAATTTTAAGTAATGTGAGCTGTGATTATATTTACCACAGGCTTGGCTTAACAGAGCAGCTAGAAGAGCGCCGTCCAAGCGATCCTGATAAAAAGTTTAAACCAGGTGAGTTTACGAAGTTATTTCAGAAGGTATTAAGTACTGTTGATCTCTTTTTCCGCGATGGAGTTGATTGGAACGCATTACTCATTTCATTAGAGAAGCTGAGAGTTGAGGCTGAAGGAGCAGAGTTATCAATTCAGGCGATCGAGAACAAAAATGATGGTGCATTTGTTATTCGAGTAAATGTGCCACTTGAAGCTAACAAGGCAGAAATTGAGAGGTTTTTGAAGCGACAGTATGAGATAGAGATAAAAGTAATTGACGAGAAGTACCAGTTTCAGCTTCAACTACAAGGTGAAAGATTAGAAGAGTATCGTGACCAAATAAAAATCCAAAGACAAGAAAATACTGATCTGCGAAGGATTGTTGAGAAAATGGCTGATAAAGAAGCTCCAAAGTATGACATGCGTGGCTCTACTTTTGGTAATTTTGCTGACACGGTTCAATCAGGCGCGAAATTTCAAGATACTCAAAATATTTATTCACCAGAGCAACGGCAGAATCTTGCCGAGGCAGCAGCGGAAATTCAGCAACTGCTTGATCAGTTAGCTCAGATGGATCAAACCTCTACAGAAGTAGTAGCTGAAGCAATTCATCAAGAAATTAAACGAAACCCTACGTTAAAAGCTCGATTAGTCAGTGCTTTAAAAGCTGGTGGTCTAGAAGCGCTAAAGGCAATTTTCGATCATCCTTTATTTAGCATTCCAGCGGAGACAGTGAAGGGGTGGCTGGAAGCAGAGTGA